CCCAGACCTTTGTGTTCCTTCGTGTCCTTCGTGGTAAAAGATCTCTAGTTCCCTCGCGGGGGCTAAGACTCATCGCCGGGGCCGCCGGGCGATCCGCACTCTTTCCACAGTTTTTCCCAATTCCAGATCCCGGACGTCACCTTGACCGGCAACGGGAATCCGAGCTGATGCGCCAGCATGCACACCTGCCCGCGATGGTGGGCTTCATGAGCAAGCATGTAGCACAGCATTTCCGGGCCAGCCGGCCAGGGCCGGGCCCAGCCGTCCCGCAAAAACTTCTTGACGCGTCCCCCGCCGCCGAGGGCTTCCGCCAGCATCTCCGCGCAGCGAGCGGCGCTCTCCGCCAATCCTTTGCGGGCCTGGTGCGGCGTGCAGTGGGCGCGGTCGAGCTGCCGTGGGACCTTCAGATGTGGAGCTGTTAGCCTGATCCACTTGGTGCGGGCGTTGTGCATGTGCGTGAAGATGGCCGCAATGGTATGAACGCTGCCGGGAGACTTGGCCCTCCAGGCGGCGGGGTCAAGATGTTCGATAAGAAGCTGGTTCATGCGATCATTGGCGGCAAAGATCTGGACTGCGGCCCGTCCGAGTTGAGTGTGGACCTTGTTTTCACGAGTGGCGTTTTGACGAGTGGCGCGTTGACGCGTGGCCATGGCTCCCGACTCCTTGACCTATTTTGCGCGCATGGTGGCGACGCATTTTGCGATCAGACCCTCCAATACCTTTTGGTCAACATCGGCGAGTTTTCTGATGTACAGGCAGCCCTTGCCCGTGGTGTGCTTGCCGAGTTTGGCGAGCAGCGCCTCGGCGCCCCCGGCCCCCAACCTGAGGTAGAGCACGGTTGCGGCCTTGCGCGGTGAGAAACCGACGAGCGGCATGTCGCCCTCCCGTCCGCTCTCGTAGGTGTAGTGGTAGCTGCCGAAGCCGATGATCGAGGGTCCCCACATCTTCGGCTTTTCGCCCGTCGCGCTTTGCATGAGTTTGACCAGTGCTTTCGCGTCCGCGCGCTTGGTTGGGTCCGCAATCGCACTGATATACGCCGTTACGCTGATGCTGGTCGGTTTGGTTTTGTTCTCCGCCATTCGCTTTGCCTTTGCAACGATACGCTGAACATCTTTTATCGCGAGGATTTGTGAACGCCGCTGAAGTCCGCGTTCCTCAGTGTCCTCCATGGTGAAAGCGCTATTGCCGGCTGGCCGGCGGCACGATTCCGTTCATGCGCAGGTACTCCACCATCTGGCCGTATTCGTCGGCTGCGTGAATCACCGCGCCGGAAGCCACAAACAAACGAGGCTGCGTGCCGCGGAAGAACGGGACCTGCTCCAGCGCGTTTTCGGTGGTCAAGGCCTTGGCCGCGCGATGTCCCACGGCGAACGAGTCCTTCAGGAACTGGATGATCTCGGCTTTCTTTGTCAATTCATCCGGGCCATTCGGGCCCTTGATGTTCTCCGGCATCTTCTCGCCGGTCAATGTGGTCCAGAAACGGAAGTTGGCGGTGGCCGTGTGCTTGACCAGTTGCGCGAAGGTGCGCACGTCCTTGTA
The Terriglobia bacterium genome window above contains:
- a CDS encoding DinB family protein, which gives rise to MATRQRATRQNATRENKVHTQLGRAAVQIFAANDRMNQLLIEHLDPAAWRAKSPGSVHTIAAIFTHMHNARTKWIRLTAPHLKVPRQLDRAHCTPHQARKGLAESAARCAEMLAEALGGGGRVKKFLRDGWARPWPAGPEMLCYMLAHEAHHRGQVCMLAHQLGFPLPVKVTSGIWNWEKLWKECGSPGGPGDES
- a CDS encoding DUF1801 domain-containing protein, whose amino-acid sequence is MAENKTKPTSISVTAYISAIADPTKRADAKALVKLMQSATGEKPKMWGPSIIGFGSYHYTYESGREGDMPLVGFSPRKAATVLYLRLGAGGAEALLAKLGKHTTGKGCLYIRKLADVDQKVLEGLIAKCVATMRAK
- a CDS encoding DinB family protein, whose product is MKYLRVFCLLTALSFAIAVAAQDKDKPAAPAAPAPQAQAAPQPPASIASVVDRQVSQYEKYVVEAAEAMPEDKFNFTPASLNIPGSSYKDVRTFAQLVKHTATANFRFWTTLTGEKMPENIKGPNGPDELTKKAEIIQFLKDSFAVGHRAAKALTTENALEQVPFFRGTQPRLFVASGAVIHAADEYGQMVEYLRMNGIVPPASRQ